Proteins encoded in a region of the Haloarchaeobius salinus genome:
- the trpG gene encoding anthranilate synthase component II, whose translation MTRVLFVDNFDSFTYNLVEYVESSLLDSGVAPETLVLRNTATLDEVREFDPDAIVVSPGPGHPENERDVGVTPEVFREVSPDVPTFGVCLGLEAAVYAYGGTVGRAPEPVHGKAWPIDHDGSGVFAGIEQGFSAGRYHSLVAESVPDCFAVTATADHAGADGTEQLVMGVRHREHPIECVQFHPESVLTGRGHDVVDNFLGSLPRARTA comes from the coding sequence ATGACCCGTGTGCTGTTCGTCGACAACTTCGACTCGTTCACCTACAACCTCGTGGAGTACGTCGAGTCGTCGCTGCTCGACTCGGGCGTGGCACCGGAGACGCTCGTCCTGCGGAACACGGCGACGCTCGACGAGGTCCGCGAGTTCGACCCCGACGCCATCGTCGTCTCGCCCGGCCCCGGCCACCCGGAGAACGAGCGCGACGTGGGCGTCACCCCCGAGGTGTTCCGCGAGGTGAGTCCCGACGTGCCGACCTTCGGCGTCTGCCTCGGCCTCGAGGCCGCCGTCTACGCCTACGGCGGGACCGTCGGGCGCGCACCCGAGCCGGTCCACGGGAAGGCCTGGCCCATCGACCACGACGGGTCGGGCGTGTTCGCCGGCATCGAGCAGGGCTTCTCGGCGGGCCGCTACCACTCGCTGGTCGCCGAGTCCGTGCCGGACTGCTTTGCGGTGACCGCGACGGCCGACCACGCCGGCGCGGACGGCACCGAACAGCTCGTCATGGGCGTGCGCCACCGCGAGCACCCCATCGAGTGCGTGCAGTTCCACCCGGAGTCGGTGCTCACGGGGCGAGGGCACGACGTGGTCGACAACTTCCTCGGCTCGCTCCCCCGCGCCCGGACCGCGTGA
- the trpE gene encoding anthranilate synthase component I has protein sequence MNDAGFSLVPDRDTFCDLVDATATADRPAVVRAETTLDVDSSPLGAYAALSGEAEHSFLLESAEKTASSDPDGAFRPDDGDRHARYSFVGYDPAAVVTVTDNEATVDICDERYDGLVAPDGDDTLDTLRSAMPDAEPVGFPDTARQQLGGGLVGFLGYESVYDLFLDEVGLDRPASDVPDAEFVLTTKTLVFDHHADEVSLVVTPVVRDDEDTGSVYDSLVSEAEYVAGVLAAAADPDPGGFVRTGETAGSREAYERAVGHAKEHVLDGDIYQGVVSRTRELVGDCDPLGLYAALRDVNPSPYMYLLAHGDRHVVGASPETLVSVGGGRVTSNPIAGTCRRGDSPVEDRRLAGEMLADDKERAEHTMLVDLARNDVRRVSEPGTVRVEEFMNVLKYSHVQHIESTVTGALSGNSDAFDATRAAFPAGTLTGAPKVRAMEILDELEDEPRGLYGGGVGYYSWTGDADVAIVIRTATVERGAAADGQDGEARDRVRVRAGAGIVADSDPTAEFEETESKMDGVLTALRRIEREPEEPVPEVPR, from the coding sequence ATGAACGACGCCGGTTTTAGCCTGGTACCGGACCGCGACACCTTCTGCGACCTCGTCGACGCGACCGCCACCGCCGACCGGCCGGCGGTCGTACGCGCGGAGACGACGCTCGACGTGGACAGCTCGCCGCTCGGGGCGTACGCCGCCCTGTCCGGCGAGGCCGAGCACTCGTTCCTGCTGGAGAGCGCGGAGAAGACCGCCTCCAGCGACCCGGACGGCGCGTTCCGACCCGACGACGGCGACCGACACGCGCGCTACTCGTTCGTCGGCTACGACCCCGCTGCGGTCGTCACCGTCACGGACAACGAGGCGACTGTCGACATCTGTGACGAGCGCTACGACGGGCTCGTCGCGCCCGACGGCGACGACACGCTCGACACCCTCCGGTCGGCGATGCCCGACGCCGAACCCGTCGGCTTCCCCGACACGGCACGCCAGCAGCTCGGTGGGGGTCTCGTCGGGTTTCTGGGGTACGAATCGGTCTACGACCTGTTCCTGGACGAGGTGGGCCTCGACAGACCGGCGTCGGACGTGCCCGACGCCGAGTTCGTGCTGACGACGAAGACGCTCGTCTTCGACCACCACGCCGACGAGGTGTCGCTGGTCGTCACGCCGGTCGTCCGCGACGACGAGGATACCGGTTCGGTCTACGACTCGCTCGTCTCGGAAGCGGAGTACGTCGCGGGCGTGCTCGCGGCCGCTGCCGACCCGGACCCCGGTGGCTTCGTCCGGACCGGCGAGACGGCCGGGTCGCGCGAGGCGTACGAGCGCGCGGTCGGGCACGCGAAGGAGCACGTCCTCGACGGCGACATCTACCAGGGCGTGGTCTCGCGGACCCGGGAACTCGTCGGCGACTGCGACCCGCTCGGGCTGTACGCCGCGCTCCGGGACGTGAACCCGTCGCCGTACATGTACCTGCTCGCCCACGGCGACCGCCACGTCGTCGGCGCGAGCCCCGAGACGCTCGTCTCCGTCGGTGGGGGACGGGTCACCTCGAACCCCATCGCTGGCACCTGCCGGCGCGGGGACAGCCCCGTCGAGGACCGCCGGCTGGCGGGCGAGATGCTCGCCGACGACAAGGAGCGCGCCGAGCACACGATGCTGGTCGACCTGGCGCGCAACGACGTCCGCCGGGTCTCCGAGCCAGGGACGGTCCGCGTCGAGGAGTTCATGAACGTCCTGAAGTACAGCCACGTCCAGCACATCGAGTCCACCGTGACGGGCGCGCTGTCCGGGAACAGTGATGCCTTCGACGCGACGCGCGCCGCCTTCCCCGCCGGGACGCTCACCGGCGCACCGAAGGTCCGCGCGATGGAGATCCTCGACGAACTGGAGGACGAGCCGCGCGGCCTCTACGGCGGCGGCGTCGGCTACTACTCGTGGACCGGCGACGCCGACGTGGCCATCGTCATCCGCACGGCGACGGTCGAGCGCGGCGCGGCAGCCGACGGGCAGGACGGCGAGGCGCGGGACCGCGTTCGCGTCCGTGCGGGCGCTGGCATCGTCGCCGACAGCGACCCCACGGCGGAGTTCGAGGAGACCGAGTCGAAGATGGACGGCGTGCTGACGGCGCTCCGGCGCATCGAGCGCGAACCCGAGGAACCCGTCCCGGAGGTGCCGCGATGA
- a CDS encoding phosphoribosylanthranilate isomerase: MTRVKVCGLTREEDVDAAVDAGADALGFVVDIPVDSPREIPAERAAELVAHAPPFVTTVLVTMPDAPERTVALTEQVEPDAVQIHSDLPPGDVAYLRSRVDAQVVKHVDAAAPETATRYVDVVDALLVDSIGEDGGGGTGETHDWTRTRAATADLDVPVILAGGLTPENVGEAVATVDPFAVDVASGVEARGGVKDHDALAAFVAAAREATTDRGAAAERPTVEP; encoded by the coding sequence ATGACCCGCGTGAAGGTCTGCGGGCTCACCCGCGAGGAAGACGTGGACGCCGCGGTCGACGCCGGCGCGGACGCTCTCGGCTTCGTCGTCGACATCCCGGTGGACTCCCCCCGCGAGATCCCGGCCGAGCGCGCCGCCGAGCTCGTCGCCCACGCCCCGCCGTTCGTGACGACCGTGCTCGTGACGATGCCCGACGCCCCGGAGCGCACTGTCGCCCTCACCGAACAGGTCGAACCCGACGCGGTCCAGATACACAGCGACCTCCCGCCGGGCGACGTGGCGTACCTCCGGTCCAGAGTCGATGCACAGGTCGTCAAGCACGTCGACGCGGCCGCGCCCGAGACCGCGACGCGCTACGTGGACGTGGTCGACGCGCTCCTCGTGGACTCCATCGGCGAGGACGGTGGCGGCGGCACCGGCGAGACGCACGACTGGACGCGCACCCGTGCGGCGACCGCCGACCTCGACGTGCCGGTCATCCTGGCGGGTGGGCTCACGCCGGAGAACGTCGGGGAGGCCGTCGCGACGGTCGATCCGTTCGCGGTCGACGTGGCAAGCGGTGTCGAGGCGCGCGGCGGCGTGAAGGACCACGACGCACTCGCCGCGTTCGTCGCCGCCGCACGGGAGGCGACGACCGACCGCGGAGCGGCCGCGGAGCGGCCGACGGTGGAGCCATGA
- the trpD gene encoding anthranilate phosphoribosyltransferase, translating into MQDYIERVAEGEDLTQTEAREVAGHVFEDATDAQIGAMLSALRAKGETEAEIAGFAEGMRAAARTISPNRTPMVDTCGTGGDDYDTINVSTTSALVASGAGVPVAKHGNYSVSSSSGSADVLEVAGVDVAAEPAAVEAQIEDDGIGFMLATVFHPAMKAVIGPRQELGMRTVFNVLGPLTNPAGAEAQVVGVYDPDLVPVLGRALARMDVERALVVHGSGMDEIAIHDETVVAEVTGSEVAEYTVAPEYLGIDRAPVAAVAGGSPEENAADLKGILRGDVTGPKRDIILANAGAAIYVAGEVDTIEAGIDRAREAIESGDAADRLADLQSAVAR; encoded by the coding sequence ATGCAGGACTACATCGAACGTGTGGCCGAGGGGGAGGACCTGACACAGACCGAGGCCCGCGAGGTCGCGGGCCACGTCTTCGAGGACGCGACCGACGCCCAGATCGGGGCGATGCTGTCGGCACTCCGTGCGAAGGGCGAGACGGAGGCCGAGATCGCCGGCTTCGCCGAGGGGATGCGCGCGGCGGCGCGGACCATCTCGCCGAACCGGACGCCGATGGTCGACACCTGCGGCACCGGCGGTGACGACTACGACACCATCAACGTCTCCACGACGAGCGCGCTCGTCGCCAGCGGCGCGGGCGTTCCCGTCGCCAAGCACGGCAACTACTCCGTCTCCTCGTCGTCGGGGAGCGCGGACGTGCTCGAGGTCGCGGGCGTCGACGTGGCCGCAGAGCCCGCCGCCGTCGAGGCCCAGATCGAGGACGACGGTATCGGCTTCATGCTCGCGACGGTGTTCCACCCCGCGATGAAGGCCGTCATCGGCCCGCGTCAGGAGCTCGGGATGCGGACGGTGTTCAACGTGCTCGGCCCGCTGACGAACCCCGCCGGCGCGGAGGCGCAGGTCGTCGGCGTCTACGACCCCGACCTCGTCCCCGTGCTCGGCCGCGCGCTCGCCCGGATGGACGTCGAGCGCGCGCTGGTCGTCCACGGCTCCGGCATGGACGAGATCGCCATCCACGACGAGACGGTCGTCGCCGAGGTCACCGGCAGCGAGGTCGCGGAGTACACGGTCGCTCCCGAATACCTCGGGATCGACCGTGCACCCGTCGCCGCGGTCGCCGGCGGCTCGCCCGAGGAGAACGCCGCCGACCTCAAGGGAATCCTCCGGGGCGACGTGACCGGTCCGAAGCGCGACATCATCCTCGCCAACGCGGGCGCGGCGATCTACGTCGCGGGCGAGGTCGACACCATCGAGGCGGGCATCGACCGGGCACGCGAGGCCATCGAGTCGGGCGACGCCGCCGACCGACTGGCGGACCTCCAGTCGGCCGTGGCGCGATGA